Below is a genomic region from Diabrotica undecimpunctata isolate CICGRU chromosome 7, icDiaUnde3, whole genome shotgun sequence.
CCACACTTTTCTGTGCCCTAACTCCTTTTTGATAGTATAAGCTAAAATAGCTACTTCCGTGCGAACTACATCCCTCGAGATTTTGTAGAAACTGAAACCAAATAACAGCCAGATACTTGCTGCTagtgccaaatcggcggctgagtggtCGGGCACACATTTTTATCGCTCAGAGAGTGATCAGCTCAGGCTGGTTGCTCTCTGTTCGGAACAcacacttttttttcttttagggaCACTAGTCCCGATGTCACGTTAGAGTAACTTCAATAgcgtcagtaaagtaaatagagagaaaagccgatatgtctgctacccctacagttaggtggcctaactacagtcaataaaaacagaggatGGTGGAGAAAAGGCCTGGGGATCAGATAGGTATCACTTCAATAGtaaagtgtgaccggtttgatcttcggacatgtggatccctctttacaatggtatacacatgttcatTAGGGGCAGAGTTGatctctctctcttcctctctctctctctctctctccgtgtgtgtgtttgtatctGTTTAAAAATGCTTTTAAAGAGCCAATGTAAAGTTTTAACCCAACGCTTTTGTGACTCTCGTGCAAAGGAATAGTTATTTAGTTACATTTTTCCGCTCTAGAACTTACAGAAAAATAAAACCAATTATTGTGAAATATCCTGTACATTTATtgtagtatttttaaaataaagacaattattgttttttattaaatgtaagaAAACGTTAGAAAAAGTAAATTTTCAAAGTTATCAGTCATTTGGTACATAAAAGCTTATGTTGTTAGTCTTATTAAAATGCAGTTATTTTCGGAGTAAAATGATCCAGAGTACGATCTTCCCTGTTCTTCTTTGTTAATCACCAGTCATCATTTCCATAAActctaaaacaaaaattatgttggttatttatagttttaattaagtgaatttgcaattttttttctgGTATAGGTGGACACTCTAAAATTGTCTTTTTAACTGATAGTGTCCTGCTATATCTTGTAAACAGGTCTTTTGATGCTTAACTTGTGATCATTCAAAAAAAAGCGCTTTTATTAGGTCCTGTAAAAGATGCCAGAGAGAAAAACCAAAAACCAATATCCTTATCTTTGACCATACAagcattatcatcatcatcatcactggctcgacaactctttttgggtcttggcgTGTTCCAGGATtgttctccattctgatctgtttcgtgccttttttgcagttttttatttttaaggttgttatatcattttctatttgttctaagtatctcagcttcggtcttcctcttgttctttttgcTACTGacatctttttaaatattttgtttgatatttcgcctacttccattctttttacatgtcctatccaacgcagacgtcctattttaatgaatgttataatatccggattctggtatattttgtatagttcagagttgtatcttcttcgccatattccgttttctttcgTGCCCTTATAcgtgtgtcgcaagatttttctttcgaaggtggctaacaacgtttcctctcttttagtgagtgtccaggtttctgagccgtatgtgagtaaccggtcttattagggtattatatatttggcattttgtttttcttgcgacgttatctgatcttagttgcctaattaagccatggaaacttttatttgcaataaatattcgcctcttcacttcctccttaacgttattatcagacgtgactaaagatcccaagtatataaagttttttaccccctcaatgttgtattctcctattgttatattttgttttggtctgattgattttaagaccactattttgtgcagctcgttctatttggttgtatgcctctatcatttctcttcttgatcttgcgattatgtcaacatcatctgcaaatgctagtatttgcacgcttttattaatgattgttcttTGTGTATTGACTGTTgcgtccctcagtattttcttgagtacgatgttgaacaagatgcatgatagagcgtctccctggcgtagtatctttttcacatctattgtttccgttaattcattttgtatccggattctactttccacttttagagattcttttatcagttctattaggtgtgttggtatattaaattctttcattgcttttattaagaattctcggtttatattgtcatatgcgctttcaaagtctatgaagagatgatgtgtgtcgatgttatattcacttgttttttcgaggatctatcgcagaacaaatatctggtctgtttttgacttctgtctacagaagccactttggtatttgccaactattttttcagcgtgtggtctaagtgtttcataaatgacgttggacattattttgtatgctgcattcagcagcgtgattccacggtagtttccacattctaactgatttccttttttatgtaatggtacaataataccgctattccactccgctggtagctgtttattcaaCCATATCTTTGTTATAAATTCATATATTGTTTTTTGTTAGCGTCATCTCCTTCCgtcagtaactccgatgctatttgatccgatcccggtgctttattattctttaatttgtctactgctgctctaatctcggctattgttggtttCTCTGTTgttttctctgttttctgcttggtctaatggtatgtcagagttcgtctctctccgatctccttcaagattttccgtaaaatgttctgtccatctacttagtatttcttgctgttctgtcaatatctATACACATCGTTGTTTTATACAAGCATTatatttaacattaaaaaaaattaacaataaaataacGAACATTAGAGACCATTTAGAATATCCAggtaaaatgattttaaaaaccaagttaacgaAGACCAAACCAAGTTGAAAGATCAGTGGGTGAAGAAAGTGGTAAGACTTCAGTGTAATATTCACGTATGATTAATTTTTCACATACTGTTTGGTCTTCTTATTAGTTTTGATTGAGGTTTATATATTGTTGTTAATATTAACACTATACTGGAACTAATAACATAAAAGGTTAATGCTCTACTGTTTTATTTACAATAAGAAAaatatattgttattattttttattacgaTAACTCTAAAACACTAACGTAAACTTACCATCAAAATCAACAGTGCCTGATCCATCAGTATCGATTTCAGCTATAATACCATCTAATTCTCTTAAAGTTAGTTTGTCATCTAGAGCACGAAGGATCTCTTTTAAAGTAGCTGTAGTGATGTAGCCATTTCCTTCCTTGTCGTATAATCTAACAGAAAGAATTTGGCACAGTTTAATACTTTTTTAGTTAATCTAAACCTACTATTCACTAATTAATTTTCTAATTGATATATCACTGTCACTATTATTATTCTAAATTTACTTGACAATGACAATGTTGCCAAAGTAGTGAAAGAAAATCTACAACGAAAGAGATGTAGGATATTAAAGCATCCACTTGATTTATCACCTTGCCATTTTCACATTTTTGAGCCACTGAGAAAAGGCGTTAAATGGTAATCATTTTTAGACGAAGAACTACAAAATATCGTAAAAGAATTCTTTAAGCAACATCCGCAAGAATCCTTTAAGTgaggtacagctggttcctaaaaaaactaatacgactcttaaagcccattttgtagaaaattaagcagtgtattttgaaggataattacttattatttacatactgtcagtGTCactgacaaattttaaaatttgtcaaataacttaatctgttcaacctcaaaaaatggctccatatgctaacaaagaaataaaagtaaGAATTGTAACGAAACTAGAAGATGGTTGGTCGCTTGGTTggctatctgccgtagcgaaccatttaaACCTAAGCAGAACAACAGAAACGTAAGacaatccttttgaagatgctaAATCTGCAAGAAtcatgtcacagtttccgggaagaaagacaacaacttggcgcagaattaaagtaTCGCGTATTAGGTACCGAAATGcagcaaaaaacaagctcttacaccacaacagaagcaatcaacgTATATTTGCTTTAACCCATCAGctaaaaatcaagatttttggaaCAGAGTAATATTTACAggtgagaaaatttttcaattttctaaaaagggcaaaattttAGTGTATAGTCCAGATAATAATGGCTGGactcgagcagctggtcattttagcacCAATGTATGgcgatggatttcatctagaggaatgggaatggtatgtcatgatgatggcaggtttgttgggaagacttatctgaatattgttgaaaacatcatgtttcccagtgtagaatagtttttatcctccaacaagataattgtcctgttcacactgcaaatataataaaccagtggctccagaataacaacatcgcaATCTTACCATGGCCCAACTCTAGTTCTCTTTTAATTTGGATACAATTCTTGTTTTAATATATTGCTGAATTaaatcgtttgttttattccttaataataataaaattaataacaacaaccctattctataaaatttagaccttaataattattacaacttatgaattaacatatgtgatcaattttttgttatttattttatttgtctgtcataataaatataatataatgtcagaaccatcaaatacactgctcaatatgATCAAACCAGCTGTATATATCGGTTGGTGAAACAATGGGACCTGTGACTTAATAACTGCAGAGGTAATTACTCATGGATGTATTTGCCAACAATTTTATCCTAGGTTAAAGATGGGTTTCCTAACCGAAATGCCCAATTCCAACTAGCATGCTGGCAGTAGTTCGATTtaagattaaattaaaaatgtgcgATTAgtacgtatttaaaacaaattgtaGGACTTGTAGGTTAAAACACCAACTAAATGTATGATACTGAATATataagagaaacaaaaaacatcaATGGTAAACGATGAGAATAGataaaatgataataaaataaataaaataaaaaataaatctataagGGTACATTCATTTTAACCCAAAAAAAATTCTTCAGTATGATAAATTTGTGTAATTTGAGAAAGCAATACAAATGAAATAATAATATGAAGCACAAAAAAAACAAGAGAGTTATAATGCGCCTAGATACTACATACTTTTGAAAAAAAGATTTGgagaaaagtaaaaataaaaaagcacacTGGCAGTGTGACAAAAATGGAATTATTATATCAGTcgatattaataatattattaacatttaCTGGTCTAAGAAATATTAACAAatgttatttatttactttttccaAAATGAACACTACttcttttattatgttataaGCAGTATCAGTAAAACTAACCTGAAAGCTTCTTTCAATTCCTGCTGGGTAGATTCATCATCGTCTTCTTCCAGAAAGTGAGTGGCGATATCACAAAAGCCGTCAAAGTTAACTTGACCACAACGATCGGGATCGGATTTTGTGATTAGATTGTTAAGCTCTACCTCATCAAACAACTGACCCATGCTGCTAAGGATAGTGGCAATCTTGATCGTTTCAATATATCCGGATTTTTTGGTATCAAACATTTGGAAAGCCTTCCGTAAAATGGCCAATTTTTGTTCCTCGTCATTCTATAAATGTATTTAAGTGTAAATGGATTTTATTCATGTAAAAATCGGGTAAATTTATCGGCAAAACTTAAATATACCTTTACTAAGTTTACAGCTATTATTTAGACAGCAGATAAATTAGTTCTAAGTAATATAACTTTATATGTTGTATATTCAAAGATATTCTTCAAAGACATGCcaaatatataattttctattaGAAGATTACCacttaaatgaaaaaattaaaatttgtatctATAATTCTGCCAAATGGTCTCAACGTGTTTGCTTTCTGAACTTATTCTTATTTTGCTCATCTCTTTGCTTTTATCGTAATATTATGATGTCTTCAAAATTGTTAGAAGTTGAAAATCAGATTTAAAAGAACAACATGGTACCAACCGATTAATAATCGAACATTTTCAAAACAATACATATAGAAGTTATAACATAAATTTCAGAAAATAGAACATAAACATACTATCGAAGACGACTGAAACAGATCAAGACCGTTATGCaagaaacaataacatataccaaAACTAATAATAAACGAGAAAAGCATTATCTAACGGACGAAATATTAAGACTGATGGATGACagtcataaacaaaaaaaaaatgccgGAGTATAAACAgagttaattttaaaaattgagaattcaaattaaaatagtaaaacaaagttagcaataaaagaaaagttactTTTCTTTGCtaaagacgctcaagcagatgatccatgtataaaaagagtattggattggatgcgtcgaagtgaaagaccttcttggcaagagataagtgcatgtagtccagaagtcaagtgttactgaaaccaatggaattgcctagtactaaaagatgatcttctgtacaGAAcatttgagaacgatgatggtacagaatgtAAGCTTtagttaattgtacctaaaagtaaagtgtcagaaatattgcgtcagttgcatgacggtgcatcaggtggacactttggtattacgaagactctgcagaAGGTTCGAGAATAGTTCTATTGGATGAACTGTAAAGATggtgtaagaagatggtgccgaaaatgtgaactgtgtgcaaccagtaatggtccagttggtaaaaagagggcacctaTAAAACGGTCAAATGTCGGCAGTCCTATGAAacgagtagcaatcgacattgaaGGTCTACTTCCAGAGATGAAGTCTTCTTCTTGTTAtgtctatccgttacgaatgttggcgatcatcatggcaatctttatcttatctgcagcagcgcggaagagctgcacagatgttgtattgaaccagattctgaggttctttaaccaagatgttcttcttcctggacctcgttttccaaatatttttcctagatGAATGGTAGAAATAAatataccaaatcaagaagctgctaccgttgcagagttACTTATTAAAGAATTCttcagccgatttggtgttcccttgaaGATCCACTCTGACCAAGGGCTAAACTTTgtgtcaacccttttccaaaacgttcctaaattgattggtgtcaataagaccagaacgccACCCCTGCATTCTCAATTAGATgaaatggtcgagaggatgaacccaACGATGGGTAAACATCTGTCCAAAGTTATATTAAAACATCAAAGAGATTGAGACCAGCACATTAATTTATTTCTAATTGTCTACCGCTCGGAAGTGAATGAAACTAcagaagttcgtttgccctgcgacctagggTTTCCTAGGGTTTCCATCgtgattaatatttttatttattttctctgaTTTTAATCTACATCTATTTTAGAAATAATTACTTTACTGGAGAGTTAGGATCCAAGGGTTCACATGCTCAGaagtaagaattaaaaaaacaGGTAAGCAAGGATGTATTTTGTCACCTTCATTCCAAAGATGAGGTGAAAGATGAGATTCCTGCTTGGCTCTACAGCGACTCGAGAGGATTAACTTGGACGAGTGAGCATTTTTTATTTGGACCAATACACGAGTACTTTTAGAACAGGTTAAAaagtttaaatacctgggatgtTAGATCGTTTTTTAGATCAGTCTAAATCCTGATCTAAAAATAAGATCAAGAATAGAACAGGCCGGGAAATTTATCGAAAAAATTCAGGGATTGCTATGTAATTCTTGAATAAAATTCGAccacgtttatcaaaatgctacgtctggtcgactcttttCTATGCAGTTGAAACGTTGACCCTTAAAGCATTAATGGTAAATAAATTGGCCTTTGACATGTGGATCTACCGGAAAATCCTAAAGATTTTATAACCATCGCATAGCTCAAACGAAGAAGTACTGCAGATAATAGGCAAGGAATGAGAACTTTTCAACATAgtgaaagttaaaaaaacataATACCTAGGTCACATACtgataaatattaaatatcaatatGCTCAACCAATAGTGAAAGAACAGATCAATAGAAAGATAGGACTAAGAATAAAATACTATCGTGGCTAAGTAACATTCGACAATGATTAGGGTTAAATTTTAAATAGCTAATAAGAACAGATAAAGACATAGAAGAGTTTGCCAGTTTAGTAGCCAACCTCGATTAAatagagggcactttaagaaaaagaaaactTCACTACAGCTAATTTATGTCAAATAATCATCAgaaactgttaactaaactactaacaaacagattaagaactaagttagataattaccagtcaagagagcaagccggttttagaaaaggattcagtacaagtGACCATCTGCATAcgataaatatattaattaaaaaggccaacgaatatcaaattccaatgtatatggcatttgtagactttgaaaaagcattcgataagaaatacttggatccgcaacaaaacaaaagtggccgatgtattaacgcatatagcaaaacttaagtggaagttcgctagACATACCACAAGACAGAAAGAcaacagatggaataagatgattatacactggagaccatatagatacaaacgaaaaagagaaaagccacaaatgagatggtcagatgacttgaagaaacacgcaggcccgaagtggataccaactgcctacaatagagagacgtgaaagaaggaagaggaggcccatgtccaaaattggacagcaagggctgtatagatagatagagataGAATCATCagatattttacaattttataatCTTTGATAGTATACTTTTTTGTTTTACATATGAATTAGTTGAACTGCAATTTTTACCTATTTCCTGGAGGAAATTATCTCCTATTAGGGGACAACCATTATTGGTGAGAATTATAATGTTCTTAAACTAACAATCTAGGGCAAGATCGCCAGAAGAATAGGTCCAGgctgaagaagaatatcctgccACCGAAACATCCCACAACAGTTACACAAGATATCCCCTGATTTATGCAAAGCTTCACAAAGAACACTATTACCTCCAATATAATTGCAAACATTTCGTAATTGGAGATGGTACAGGAATAAAAAACACATTCACATCTGAAGAATCCGTAAAGTTGGAAAACATTGTGTTAAAAACATTAAAACGCTAAAACGTTATGTAATGTATATATGTAATTGTACTTGTTATGTATATATGTCATTAAAATTTAATTGTATGACTTTTGTcaacattatttattttgataatatactactctccaaaattaacgcaccacctaaaaTGAACCATGATTataaaactatatttcttctgaacccttaattggatttccatgatttatttttcatattgtaGGTATATATCTATTAAATgactgtattaatgttttttaagaaatgtcaacgttttacttatatacagggtgtaaaaataaagttgtgttttttcatctaattttgccGGTGGAGtgtattagaaacaaacgctacatgttattaatattttaagatcgttttattttttcttcaaattttggtaaaaaaatcattacgatacgtttattatcaaaaaaaaaaagtatgttcaaagcattgcgtgattttttactctccaaaattaacgcccgACCTCAACTATCCCATAATtattaagctatttttcttgtgtatccttgattggattttaataaatttttttgctcattgcagacctatttctaagtaattacgGTATTATTGTTTTCTGGGAAGTGTCAACATTTCACCtagatacggggtgtaaaaataaatttgatttttcatcttattttgcaacaccctgtataatttactTAAAGCAAATGCTACATCttaatcttaatactttaaaaaagtttcatttttttttcaacattttagtaaaaaaatcatcgatatctttattatcaaaaaagaaaagtacctTCAAAACGTAACGTGActttatttaattgtaaaaattcaacattcaatttcaagaaatctgagccaAGATGAATGTGCtcaggcaattactttagctgatgtaggcttaagttatcgtgaaatagACTTGAGGTTATGGATATTTCATACTACAATATCACGAGtcattcaacgttttcgagaaacaaacgacCATACTAAACGGCGTGGATAAGGAAGAGAAAAACTTACAACACCACgacaagatcagtttatcaggcttcgtgctataagagaacgttttctcacaatgagacattcacaaatacaagtgacaaatgttcataatattcaaattagtagaaacactatatataggcgtctcgctgaacaagatctgcaAATAAAGATACCAATCagagctttaaacgtaaatcattgtagaagtagattacaatttgccagagagcaccttgactgAAATGTTGATGACTGGAAGTATAATACGTATAAGTTATACGTGTTGTTCACTGGTGAATCgtggtattgcttatatagctcagtGTGAGAGTTAATCGACGACCAAGagaacgctacgcacagtgtaatatacgaccaattactttattcaatggtggatctgtaatggtttggggaggaatatctcttacagcgcaaacggaccttgttgctttaTGAAGATATTTCTTAACAGGTGAAAGGTATAttagacattttgtctaaccatgtagttccatttgcttctaacataggaaataattttcttttaatgcaagataacgctcgaccacatgttgcacgtGTGGTTCGCAAATTTAGAACGAGGTTGGAATACAAACCATGAACTGACCACCCTGCAGCCCTGATCTCAATCCAATAGAgaatttgtgggatattattgATCGTTAACTTAGGAGCCGACAACCACCACACCACCACCTATCTCTCTTGACGACATAGAAGTAACATGACGACAtgggatgcaattgatcaagaccaaatacgctgtttgattttaagtatgcctcgccgctgtgaagaagtaattagatgtagaggcggaaatactcgttattaagtgtttttgggaaAAGTGAattgttatataatatttaggttatattttcttaggctttatttgtattaaatgtcaataaagtttatgtaagtaatgttttctttgctttaaatgtggATAAAAACTTGTTccatttaaagttctgtataatctttgataataaagatatcgagataattttttcgcgaaaatcttaagaaagaacaaatttatcttaaaataataataagatgtagcgtttatttctaataaattccacagagtgttgcaaaaacgataaaaaacacaactttatttttacaccccgtatacgggtaaaacgttgatatttttcAGAAAACACTAATACATTGATTAACTAGGAATAGACccataatatgaaaaaaacatcatcaaaatctaatcatttgttcagaagaaaaatagcttcaaacttttggtacatttaaggtggccggttaattttggcccagagtgtatatacaaataaacaaataaatagagAACAATGAACTTTCAAACTGTAGTACAGATAGTGTCTGTGTATTTACTCAAAATTACTTTATTAGCAAATTGTCTTGATTTTTATATA
It encodes:
- the LOC140446198 gene encoding troponin C-like, with product MNDEEQKLAILRKAFQMFDTKKSGYIETIKIATILSSMGQLFDEVELNNLITKSDPDRCGQVNFDGFCDIATHFLEEDDDESTQQELKEAFRLYDKEGNGYITTATLKEILRALDDKLTLRELDGIIAEIDTDGSGTVDFDEFMEMMTGD